The Manihot esculenta cultivar AM560-2 chromosome 11, M.esculenta_v8, whole genome shotgun sequence genome includes a region encoding these proteins:
- the LOC110626410 gene encoding 2-alkenal reductase (NADP(+)-dependent) produces MTFRLPNKKLTYPCNAIVQQSVKPRRLAVSGRCRKLRLSEENRQRMASSGEEVSNKQLIFRDYVTGFPQESDMYVTTGTVKLKVSEDSNGVLLKNLYLSCDPYMRILMKKQEGVGGFSSYTPGSPLTGFGVSKVLDSRNPEFKEGDLVWGITGWEEYSLITNPQVLFKILHTDVPLSYYTGILGMPGLTAYAGFYEVSSPKKGENVFISAASGAVGQLVGQFAKPMGCYVVGSAGSKDKVDLLKNKLGFDEAFNYKEEHDLDAALKRCFPEGIDIYFENVGGKMLDAVLLNMRPHGRIAVCGMISQYNLDQPEGVHNLMSIIYKRVRLEGFGAPDYFPQHPKFLDIVLPYIREGKIKYIEDIVEGLEKGPGAFIGLFKGQNVGKQVVVVARE; encoded by the exons ATGACCTTTCGTTTGCCAAACAAAAAACTTACATATCCTTGCAACGCGATCGTTCAACAGAGTGTAAAGCCCAGGCGACTTGCAGTCTCCGGCCGGTGTAGGAAGTTACGGTTGTCGGAAGAGAACAGACAGAGAATGGCGTCCAGCGGTGAAGAGGTGAGCAACAAACAGCTGATATTCAGAGACTACGTCACTGGTTTTCCTCAGGAATCCGACATGTATGTCACCACTGGTACTGTAAAACTCAAGGTATCAGAAGATTCTAATGGTGTTCTTCTCAAGAATCTCTATCTATCCTGTGATCCTTACATGCGAATTTTGATGAAGAAACAAGAGGGTGTTGGCGGATTCTCCAGCTACACTCCAGGCTCT CCACTTACTGGGTTTGGAGTGTCTAAAGTTTTGGATTCAAGAAACCCTGAGTTTAAAGAAGGAGACTTGGTTTGGGGAATAACTGGATGGGAAGAGTACAGTCTCATTACAAATCCACAAGTACTCTTTAAAATTCTGCATACTGATGTTCCTCTTTCATACTATACTGGAATTCTTG GTATGCCTGGATTGACTGCTTATGCTGGCTTTTATGAGGTTTCTTCTCCCAAGAAAGGAGAAAATGTTTTCATTTCAGCGGCCTCTGGTGCTGTTGGTCAGCTTGTTGGCCAATTTGCAAAGCCGATGGGCTGTTACGTTGTTGGAAGTGCTGGAAGTAAAGACAAG GTTGATTTGTTAAAGAATAAGTTGGGGTTTGATGAGGCCTTCAATTATAAAGAGGAGCACGACTTGGATGCTGCTTTGAAAAG ATGCTTCCCTGAAGGCATAGACATCTATTTTGAGAATGTTGGTGGGAAAATGCTAGATGCTGTTCTTCTCAACATGAGACCTCACGGTCGCATTGCTGTATGTGGAATGATCTCACAATACAATCTTGATCAGCCTGAAGGTGTTCATAATTTGATGTCCATTATTTATAAACGGGTCCGATTGGAAGGATTTGGTGCACCTGATTATTTTCCCCAACATCCCAAGTTTTTGGATATTGTGCTGCCTTACATTAGAGAGGGGAAGATAAAATACATTGAAGACATTGTTGAAGGACTGGAGAAGGGCCCTGGAGCTTTCATAGGCCTTTTCAAAGGTCAAAATGTTGGCAAACAGGTGGTTGTAGTTGCTCGTGAGTGA